A window from Mixophyes fleayi isolate aMixFle1 chromosome 12, aMixFle1.hap1, whole genome shotgun sequence encodes these proteins:
- the ISM2 gene encoding isthmin-2 isoform X1 has translation MSDGPPPYKHPPSGDEGEVLPSQDSLPKEESTFILDLQSLSKANLTSEHPNIQVTIEVDPSSQAEVELDLSDMRTDWDDPDWVSQHELFWPLFWEYNDFPNGKFSTPGPDSVTEYSQYDWEDNVLSGGDTDGRVPPGDNWVSEDKYHYDYEEDEWSPWSPCSATCGRPSQKRTRSCGYSCTATESRVCDLPTCPGEQENVENSTLLWTTLAKSEIPDPESAHLDSCDRWLTCKSEFLSDYLQLVLTELPSCPCAFPSEAVYSSLMLRDEKLASSFRWRDASGARERLDIYNPGAHFCLRSLLSRDSSSLGAQHCCYDNSLKLVTRGRAAGIPNLISADFSPELHYKADVLPWILCKGDWSRIHSVRPPNNGRGCTENPSEEEYQTQLQEAREF, from the exons ATGTCTGATGGACCCCCACCATACAAGCACCCCCCTAGTGGGGATGAAGGTGAGGTTTTACCTTCTCAGGACAGTCTCCCCAAAGAAGAGTCCACCTTTATCCTAGATTTACAGAGCCTGTCCAAAGCCAACCTGACCTCGGAGCATCCCAATATTCAG GTCACCATCGAGGTGGACCCCAGTTCTCAGGCCGAGGTTGAGCTGGACCTTTCGGATATGCGCACGGACTGGGACGATCCGGACTGGGTGTCTCAGCACGAGCTCTTCTGGCCGCTGTTCTGGGAGTATAACGATTTCCCCAATGGGAAGTTTTCCACTCCGGGGCCAGATAGTGTGACCGAATACTCTCAGTATGACTGGGAGGACAATGTCCTAAGTGGAGGAGATACGGATGGACGTGTCCCCCCTGGGGACAACTGGGTCTCTGAGGACAAGTACCATTATG ATTACGAGGAGGATGAGTGGAGTCCTTGGTCTCCATGTAGCGCAACCTGTGGCCGTCCCAGTCAGAAACGAACCCGCTCCTGTGGCTATTCTTGTACGGCCACAGAGTCTCGTGTCTGTGACCTTCCCACGTGTCCAG GAGAACAGGAAAATGTAGAGAATTCAACTCTTTTGTGGACAACACTGGCCAAGAGTGAGATCCCGGATCCAGAGTCTG CTCACCTGGACAGCTGTGATCGGTGGCTGACATGTAAGAGCGAGTTCCTGAGTGACTATTTGCAGCTGGTCCTGACTGAATTACCCAGCTGCCCCTGTGCTTTTCCTTCAGAAGCTGTATACAGTTCACTGATGCTGCGAGATGAAAAGCTGGCAAGTAGTTTCCGCTGGAGAGATGCAAGTGGTGCTCGAGAAAGACTGGACATCTACAATCCTGGAGCTCATTTCTGCTTGCGCTCATTACTCTCCCGAGACAGCAGCAGCCTGGGAGCTCAACATTGCTGTTACGACAATTCCCTGAAATTGGTTACCAGAGGTCGTGCAGCCGGGATCCCCAACCTCATCAGTGCAGACTTCTCTCCTGAACTTCACTACAAAGCAGATGTACTGCCCTGGATACTGTGCAAGGGGGACTGGAGCCGTATCCACTCTGTGCGTCCCCCAAACAATGGACGGGGTTGTACGGAGAACCCCTCCGAGGAGGAATATCAAACCCAGCTGCAAGAGGCCCGGGAGTTCTAG
- the ISM2 gene encoding isthmin-2 isoform X2 has translation MGGPPPQLPDPPRRNSHQKTNRCLMDPHHTSTPLVGMKVTIEVDPSSQAEVELDLSDMRTDWDDPDWVSQHELFWPLFWEYNDFPNGKFSTPGPDSVTEYSQYDWEDNVLSGGDTDGRVPPGDNWVSEDKYHYDYEEDEWSPWSPCSATCGRPSQKRTRSCGYSCTATESRVCDLPTCPGEQENVENSTLLWTTLAKSEIPDPESAHLDSCDRWLTCKSEFLSDYLQLVLTELPSCPCAFPSEAVYSSLMLRDEKLASSFRWRDASGARERLDIYNPGAHFCLRSLLSRDSSSLGAQHCCYDNSLKLVTRGRAAGIPNLISADFSPELHYKADVLPWILCKGDWSRIHSVRPPNNGRGCTENPSEEEYQTQLQEAREF, from the exons ATGGGGGGCCCCCCGCCTCAACTCCCCGACCCTCCCAG GAGAAACAGCCATCAGAAGACAAACAGATGTCTGATGGACCCCCACCATACAAGCACCCCCCTAGTGGGGATGAAG GTCACCATCGAGGTGGACCCCAGTTCTCAGGCCGAGGTTGAGCTGGACCTTTCGGATATGCGCACGGACTGGGACGATCCGGACTGGGTGTCTCAGCACGAGCTCTTCTGGCCGCTGTTCTGGGAGTATAACGATTTCCCCAATGGGAAGTTTTCCACTCCGGGGCCAGATAGTGTGACCGAATACTCTCAGTATGACTGGGAGGACAATGTCCTAAGTGGAGGAGATACGGATGGACGTGTCCCCCCTGGGGACAACTGGGTCTCTGAGGACAAGTACCATTATG ATTACGAGGAGGATGAGTGGAGTCCTTGGTCTCCATGTAGCGCAACCTGTGGCCGTCCCAGTCAGAAACGAACCCGCTCCTGTGGCTATTCTTGTACGGCCACAGAGTCTCGTGTCTGTGACCTTCCCACGTGTCCAG GAGAACAGGAAAATGTAGAGAATTCAACTCTTTTGTGGACAACACTGGCCAAGAGTGAGATCCCGGATCCAGAGTCTG CTCACCTGGACAGCTGTGATCGGTGGCTGACATGTAAGAGCGAGTTCCTGAGTGACTATTTGCAGCTGGTCCTGACTGAATTACCCAGCTGCCCCTGTGCTTTTCCTTCAGAAGCTGTATACAGTTCACTGATGCTGCGAGATGAAAAGCTGGCAAGTAGTTTCCGCTGGAGAGATGCAAGTGGTGCTCGAGAAAGACTGGACATCTACAATCCTGGAGCTCATTTCTGCTTGCGCTCATTACTCTCCCGAGACAGCAGCAGCCTGGGAGCTCAACATTGCTGTTACGACAATTCCCTGAAATTGGTTACCAGAGGTCGTGCAGCCGGGATCCCCAACCTCATCAGTGCAGACTTCTCTCCTGAACTTCACTACAAAGCAGATGTACTGCCCTGGATACTGTGCAAGGGGGACTGGAGCCGTATCCACTCTGTGCGTCCCCCAAACAATGGACGGGGTTGTACGGAGAACCCCTCCGAGGAGGAATATCAAACCCAGCTGCAAGAGGCCCGGGAGTTCTAG